One window from the genome of Polynucleobacter sp. MWH-Svant-W18 encodes:
- a CDS encoding aminodeoxychorismate/anthranilate synthase component II, which produces MLLMIDNYDSFTYNLVQYFAELGEEVKVFRNDEIAVDEIAKLNPARICISPGPCSPAEAGISVETIKRYAGQIPILGVCLGHQAIGEAFGGKVIRAQKVMHGKTDFIHHTGVGVFQNLPDPFKVTRYHSLAIEKSSLPAMLEVTATSSDGEIMGVRHRELAVEGVQFHPESILSEHGHALLKNFLQTK; this is translated from the coding sequence ATGCTCCTAATGATTGATAACTACGATTCATTTACCTATAACCTTGTGCAGTATTTTGCTGAGCTAGGAGAAGAGGTGAAAGTCTTTCGTAATGATGAAATTGCAGTGGATGAGATTGCGAAACTCAATCCTGCCAGAATCTGTATCTCCCCTGGACCGTGCAGCCCAGCTGAGGCAGGTATCTCAGTGGAGACCATCAAACGCTATGCAGGACAGATACCAATTTTGGGAGTATGTCTTGGTCATCAAGCTATTGGTGAAGCCTTTGGCGGCAAAGTCATTCGTGCTCAAAAAGTGATGCATGGTAAGACTGACTTTATTCATCACACTGGTGTGGGTGTTTTCCAAAACCTGCCTGATCCATTTAAGGTCACTCGCTATCATTCACTGGCCATTGAGAAAAGCTCTTTGCCGGCTATGTTGGAAGTAACAGCTACCTCTTCTGATGGCGAGATTATGGGAGTACGTCACCGTGAACTTGCAGTGGAAGGCGTGCAATTTCACCCTGAATCTATTCTTTCTGAGCATGGCCATGCCCTGCTAAAGAATTTTTTACAAACTAAATAA
- the trpE gene encoding anthranilate synthase component I, with amino-acid sequence MQLEEFNALAQQGFNRIPLVKEVLADLETPLSLYVKLSQAFGTKNTYLLESVLGGERFGRFSFIGLPARTILRTVGTPIAPLNEVLTDGKVVESNTDNPLDFVDAYFKRFKVALQPGLPRFCGGLAGYFGYDTVRYIEARLATHALPDELGVPDIQLMLTEELAVIDNVAGKIYLIVYADPSIPDSFDKAQQRLKELLACLGKQANMPASLPSTKTELLRKFKAADFEDAVRKTKEYILAGDCMQVVIGQRISKPFTESPLALYRALRSLNPSPYMYFYDFGDMQIVGSSPEILVRQEKRAAEKIVTIRPLAGTRPRGANPEEDERLAKELLADPKEIAEHVMLIDLARNDVGRIAKTGSVKVTDSMSIEKYSHVQHIVSSVEGDLLDNMSNMDVLRATFPAGTLSGAPKIRAMEIIDEMEIVKRGVYGGAVGYLSFSGDMDVAIAIRTGVIRNGMLHSQAGAGVVADSDPTAEWKETEAKARAVLTAAELVQGGLDAPND; translated from the coding sequence ATGCAGCTTGAAGAATTTAATGCCTTAGCCCAACAGGGCTTCAATCGCATTCCTCTAGTCAAAGAAGTGCTTGCCGATTTAGAAACACCTCTATCGCTCTACGTCAAGCTCAGCCAGGCCTTTGGGACAAAAAATACTTATCTACTAGAGTCAGTTTTGGGTGGCGAGCGCTTTGGTCGCTTCTCTTTTATTGGTCTACCTGCAAGAACCATCCTCAGAACAGTTGGTACGCCAATAGCACCTCTGAACGAAGTACTTACCGATGGAAAAGTGGTTGAGAGTAATACTGATAATCCACTGGATTTTGTTGATGCCTATTTCAAGCGTTTTAAAGTTGCTCTTCAACCAGGCTTGCCCCGTTTTTGCGGTGGTCTTGCTGGCTACTTTGGTTACGATACCGTTCGCTATATTGAAGCACGCTTAGCTACACATGCTTTACCTGACGAACTGGGTGTTCCTGATATCCAATTGATGTTGACTGAAGAACTTGCAGTGATCGACAACGTGGCTGGCAAAATTTATTTGATTGTCTATGCGGACCCTAGTATTCCTGATAGTTTTGACAAGGCGCAGCAGCGCTTAAAAGAATTGCTTGCTTGCCTCGGCAAGCAAGCTAATATGCCGGCATCATTGCCAAGCACCAAAACAGAATTGCTTCGCAAATTTAAGGCGGCTGATTTTGAAGATGCAGTCCGCAAAACCAAAGAATATATTTTGGCTGGCGACTGCATGCAAGTGGTCATTGGTCAACGCATTAGTAAACCCTTTACTGAGTCACCATTAGCCCTCTATAGAGCACTTCGCTCCCTAAATCCCTCGCCCTATATGTATTTCTATGACTTTGGAGATATGCAGATTGTGGGCTCCTCTCCAGAAATTTTGGTACGACAAGAAAAGCGTGCAGCAGAAAAGATTGTGACCATTCGTCCTTTAGCTGGGACACGTCCACGGGGTGCCAATCCTGAAGAAGATGAACGTCTTGCTAAAGAGCTCTTAGCCGACCCTAAGGAAATCGCTGAGCACGTGATGCTGATTGACCTTGCCCGTAATGATGTTGGCAGAATCGCAAAAACTGGCTCAGTAAAAGTCACGGATTCCATGTCAATTGAGAAGTACTCCCACGTACAACATATTGTGAGCTCTGTAGAGGGTGATCTTCTCGATAATATGAGCAATATGGACGTGTTACGAGCAACTTTCCCAGCGGGGACACTCTCCGGCGCACCAAAAATTCGTGCCATGGAAATCATTGATGAGATGGAAATTGTAAAGCGCGGAGTTTATGGTGGTGCAGTAGGCTATCTTTCTTTCTCGGGAGATATGGATGTAGCGATTGCTATTCGTACTGGTGTGATTCGTAATGGTATGCTGCATTCCCAAGCTGGTGCTGGTGTAGTCGCGGACTCCGATCCTACTGCTGAGTGGAAAGAAACTGAAGCTAAAGCACGCGCAGTTTTGACTGCCGCAGAACTAGTACAAGGAGGACTTGATGCTCCTAATGATTGA
- the rpe gene encoding ribulose-phosphate 3-epimerase, producing the protein MESQNSSLNSQFVIAPSILSADFACLGKEVQDVLLAGADWIHFDVMDNHYVPNLTIGPLVCEAIRPHATKNGKPAVIDVHLMIEPVDRIVPDFAKAGANLISFHPEASPHVNRTLNLIRDQGCQAGLVLNPATPLDHLDHTLELLDLVLLMSVNPGFGGQSFIPSTLHKIAQVRERLDRYQAETGRHIRLEVDGGIKVDNIGQVAQAGADTFVAGSAIFGKENYAKVIEAMHSELGKLGKA; encoded by the coding sequence ATGGAAAGCCAAAATTCATCCTTAAATAGCCAATTTGTTATAGCCCCATCCATTTTGTCGGCGGATTTTGCCTGCCTAGGCAAAGAGGTCCAAGACGTTTTGCTGGCTGGTGCCGATTGGATTCACTTTGATGTGATGGATAACCATTACGTTCCCAATTTGACTATTGGCCCATTGGTTTGCGAGGCTATCCGCCCACATGCTACTAAAAATGGCAAACCCGCTGTGATCGATGTGCATTTAATGATTGAACCTGTAGATCGCATCGTTCCTGATTTTGCAAAAGCGGGGGCAAATTTAATTAGCTTTCATCCCGAGGCCAGTCCTCATGTAAATCGCACGCTGAACCTTATTCGTGATCAAGGTTGCCAAGCGGGTCTTGTATTAAATCCCGCAACTCCACTTGATCATTTAGATCACACTTTGGAATTACTTGACCTAGTGCTTCTGATGTCAGTCAACCCTGGCTTTGGCGGGCAATCATTTATTCCGAGTACCCTTCATAAGATCGCACAAGTGCGCGAACGTCTCGACCGCTATCAAGCTGAAACTGGGCGCCACATTCGTCTTGAAGTCGATGGTGGCATTAAGGTGGATAACATTGGCCAAGTTGCACAAGCAGGTGCAGATACTTTTGTTGCAGGCTCTGCAATTTTTGGTAAAGAGAATTACGCAAAAGTCATTGAAGCAATGCACTCAGAATTAGGTAAGTTAGGAAAAGCCTAA
- the apaG gene encoding Co2+/Mg2+ efflux protein ApaG: MNPHEMSITVKAQYLPEQSDPDNRQFAFAYTVTIRNTGTASIQLIARHWLITDGDNDVQEVRGLGVVGQQPLLRGGEQFEYTSWATLPTPAGTMRGEYFCVTEEAQFFQAPIPEFALVMPRTLH, translated from the coding sequence ATGAATCCCCATGAAATGAGTATTACGGTCAAAGCCCAGTACCTTCCTGAGCAATCTGACCCCGATAACCGCCAATTTGCCTTTGCCTATACGGTCACTATCCGAAATACTGGTACAGCCAGTATTCAGTTAATTGCCCGCCATTGGCTCATTACGGATGGTGATAATGATGTCCAAGAGGTTCGTGGCTTGGGTGTGGTTGGGCAGCAGCCTTTATTGCGGGGTGGAGAGCAATTTGAGTACACCAGTTGGGCAACATTGCCAACACCAGCTGGAACGATGCGTGGAGAGTATTTTTGTGTAACGGAAGAGGCACAGTTTTTTCAGGCACCCATTCCTGAATTTGCCCTTGTGATGCCTCGCACGCTACATTAG
- a CDS encoding murein transglycosylase A has product MISKCKLFPASVFAILIAALIAGCSTPPTRGTGYRSGGSGGPPSTYSSSIATFSAVSWQAVPGWQEDDLLQAWPAWLRSCDALRKRGGEVNWRQACSQTTNVASRDTRAIRQYFESNFQAYEIRNSAGSETGLITGYYEPLMEGSQTRTSTYTVPLYAYPNAWKKSRPNPGPTRAELMSSGILQGSEIAWVQDPVAAASLQIQGSGKIRLPDGRIMRLGFAGTNEQPFKSSAQWLLDRKEITRSEATMQGISQWAKRNPDRVNEMLNANPRFVFFKELPSSMDENLGPIGALGVPLTSERSIAVDLQAMPLGAPVFLSTTKPLSNQTLQKLVMAQDTGKAIVGGVRADYYWGSGESAGEIAGRMKQNGKMWLLLPR; this is encoded by the coding sequence ATGATTTCTAAATGTAAATTATTTCCAGCAAGTGTATTCGCAATTTTGATTGCTGCCTTGATCGCTGGCTGTTCAACACCCCCGACTCGTGGAACGGGTTATCGCTCCGGCGGATCGGGTGGTCCCCCAAGCACTTACAGTTCTTCGATTGCGACCTTTAGTGCAGTTTCATGGCAAGCTGTGCCGGGGTGGCAGGAAGATGATCTATTGCAAGCTTGGCCTGCATGGCTCAGAAGTTGCGACGCCCTACGTAAGCGTGGTGGCGAAGTGAATTGGCGGCAGGCCTGCTCCCAGACTACTAATGTAGCTAGTCGTGATACGCGAGCTATCCGTCAATATTTCGAAAGCAATTTTCAGGCTTATGAAATTCGCAATAGCGCTGGAAGTGAAACCGGTTTAATTACAGGCTACTACGAGCCTTTAATGGAGGGTTCTCAAACTCGTACAAGTACTTATACCGTCCCGCTATATGCCTATCCCAATGCCTGGAAAAAATCTCGACCAAATCCTGGCCCAACCCGTGCAGAGCTGATGAGCTCAGGGATTCTTCAGGGTTCAGAAATTGCTTGGGTTCAAGACCCAGTAGCAGCAGCCTCTTTGCAAATTCAGGGGTCTGGAAAGATTCGCTTACCAGATGGCCGCATCATGAGATTGGGGTTTGCAGGAACCAATGAGCAGCCCTTCAAATCTTCAGCGCAGTGGTTACTAGATCGCAAGGAAATTACGCGCAGTGAAGCAACAATGCAAGGCATTTCTCAATGGGCTAAACGCAACCCAGATCGTGTCAATGAAATGCTCAATGCCAACCCTCGCTTTGTGTTCTTTAAAGAGTTGCCAAGTAGCATGGATGAGAATTTAGGTCCCATAGGCGCGCTAGGCGTTCCTTTAACTAGCGAGCGCAGCATAGCAGTAGATTTGCAAGCGATGCCATTAGGAGCGCCTGTATTCTTATCCACTACAAAACCTTTAAGTAATCAGACCTTGCAAAAATTAGTCATGGCGCAAGATACAGGTAAGGCCATTGTCGGGGGCGTTAGGGCTGACTATTATTGGGGTTCTGGGGAGTCTGCTGGAGAAATTGCTGGCCGTATGAAACAAAATGGCAAGATGTGGTTATTGTTACCGCGTTAA
- a CDS encoding enoyl-CoA hydratase: MSYKTILTEVEGKIAMVTLNRPEVLNALNDQLMDELGAALLSFDADDNIGCIIVTGSEKAFAAGADIASMAKYGLKDVYRDDFITRNWETIRKVRKPVIAAVSGYALGGGCELAMMCDTIMAADNAKFAQPEVKLGIIPGAGGTQRLPRAISKAKAMDLALTGRMMDAAEAERSGLVARVFPKAELLKEVKAIAKEIADMPLLTAMMVKEAVNTAYETTLSEGIHFERRLFHACFGTNDQKEGMAAFMEKRPAKFTNS, encoded by the coding sequence ATGAGCTACAAAACAATTTTGACAGAAGTAGAGGGCAAGATTGCCATGGTTACCTTAAATCGCCCCGAGGTTCTCAATGCGCTAAATGATCAATTAATGGACGAGCTTGGCGCGGCATTGCTGAGTTTTGATGCAGATGACAATATTGGTTGCATCATTGTGACTGGTAGTGAAAAAGCATTTGCTGCTGGCGCAGATATTGCATCCATGGCGAAGTATGGTTTAAAGGATGTTTATCGTGATGATTTCATCACCCGCAATTGGGAAACCATTCGAAAAGTTCGTAAACCAGTAATTGCGGCCGTCTCTGGTTATGCGCTTGGTGGGGGCTGTGAGTTGGCCATGATGTGCGACACCATCATGGCGGCAGATAATGCCAAGTTTGCCCAGCCAGAAGTAAAGCTTGGCATTATTCCAGGGGCTGGCGGGACACAACGTTTACCACGTGCGATCTCTAAAGCGAAAGCCATGGATTTGGCTTTAACTGGCCGCATGATGGATGCTGCAGAGGCTGAGCGCTCAGGTTTAGTAGCGAGAGTATTTCCTAAAGCTGAACTATTAAAAGAAGTCAAAGCCATCGCCAAAGAGATTGCTGACATGCCTTTGCTAACTGCGATGATGGTGAAAGAGGCTGTGAATACAGCTTATGAAACAACTCTCTCCGAAGGAATCCATTTTGAGCGTCGTTTATTCCATGCTTGCTTTGGAACGAATGATCAAAAAGAGGGAATGGCAGCCTTCATGGAAAAACGCCCTGCGAAATTTACCAATTCTTAA
- a CDS encoding M20 aminoacylase family protein — MHLLPEILDSAESIQDIRRNIHAHPELRFEENRTADLVAEALSSWGISVYRGMGKTGVVGRLDGDLGPGKMIGLRADMDALPLQEHNNFAHASRNAGKMHACGHDGHTAMLLGAAQYLSNHRDFKGSIIFIFQPAEEGGAGANEMIKDGLFKQFPCDAVFGLHNWPGLAAGHFGVTAGPMMASSNSFEITITGKGGHAALPHNSADPVLTGAQVVLALQSIITRNKRPVDAAVLSVTQFHAGETSNVIPDSAFIGGTIRTFTLEVLDLMEERLREISHNVATAFDCQAEIIFSRNYPPLINHEAEVEFASEVMSELVGKQNVDTAIDPTMGAEDFAFMLLEKPGCYVFLGNGDGDHRSVGHGMGPCHLHNPSYDFNDALIPIGVSYWVKLAQRYLDK, encoded by the coding sequence ATGCATTTACTCCCTGAAATCCTGGATTCTGCAGAATCTATCCAAGACATTCGTCGCAATATTCATGCTCATCCAGAATTGCGTTTCGAAGAGAACCGCACGGCTGATCTCGTAGCTGAAGCGCTATCAAGCTGGGGTATATCCGTTTACCGCGGTATGGGGAAAACCGGTGTCGTGGGTCGCTTAGATGGCGACTTAGGCCCGGGCAAGATGATTGGTTTGCGCGCTGATATGGATGCGCTGCCCTTACAAGAGCACAATAATTTTGCACACGCATCCCGTAATGCTGGAAAGATGCATGCTTGTGGACATGATGGTCACACTGCAATGCTTTTGGGTGCTGCGCAATATCTTTCTAATCACCGAGACTTCAAGGGGAGCATCATTTTTATTTTCCAACCCGCCGAAGAAGGTGGTGCTGGTGCAAATGAAATGATCAAAGATGGACTCTTTAAGCAATTTCCTTGCGATGCTGTCTTTGGTTTGCATAACTGGCCGGGCTTAGCCGCAGGTCACTTTGGCGTGACAGCAGGCCCCATGATGGCCTCAAGCAATTCTTTTGAAATTACTATCACCGGCAAAGGTGGTCATGCCGCACTTCCTCACAATAGTGCCGACCCAGTGCTCACTGGCGCACAAGTAGTACTAGCATTACAGAGCATCATCACCCGTAACAAGCGCCCTGTTGATGCCGCAGTGCTATCAGTGACGCAATTTCATGCGGGCGAGACTAGCAATGTGATTCCGGATAGTGCCTTCATTGGCGGCACGATTAGAACCTTTACGCTTGAAGTGCTCGATTTAATGGAAGAGCGCTTGCGAGAAATTTCCCATAATGTTGCGACCGCATTCGATTGCCAGGCAGAAATCATCTTTTCTCGAAACTATCCACCACTAATCAATCATGAGGCTGAAGTCGAATTTGCCAGTGAAGTGATGAGCGAATTAGTGGGCAAGCAAAATGTCGATACAGCAATTGACCCCACTATGGGCGCAGAAGATTTTGCATTTATGTTGCTTGAAAAGCCTGGATGCTATGTGTTTCTGGGTAATGGTGATGGGGATCACCGCTCTGTAGGGCATGGCATGGGACCATGCCATCTACACAATCCCTCTTATGACTTCAATGACGCTTTAATTCCGATCGGCGTGAGCTATTGGGTCAAACTAGCTCAGCGCTATCTAGACAAATAA
- the bioD gene encoding dethiobiotin synthase, whose amino-acid sequence MNFFVTGSDTEVGKTLVSGALIVKLRDQGINAIGFKPVVAGTFKNSNGQVLNEDLETLRLASRLSPGDLTLCPYVLDAPAAPHLVAAKDNLRLEMQTIMQALHVVQKQCDYVVVEGAGGLLTPINDQEDLGDFAQQLGFPVILVVGMKLGCINHALLTLEAIQSRKLTIAGWIANSPLIEMPFLNENIQTLQSRIHAPFLGHIPTLPKDLQKLQNQPYSIEALNFAAQHIRLPAP is encoded by the coding sequence ATGAATTTTTTCGTAACTGGGTCTGATACGGAGGTTGGCAAAACCCTGGTGAGTGGCGCGCTCATTGTGAAGCTGCGTGATCAGGGCATTAACGCAATTGGATTTAAGCCTGTTGTTGCAGGAACCTTCAAAAACTCAAATGGCCAAGTTCTGAATGAAGATTTAGAAACGCTTCGATTAGCCTCTAGGCTATCCCCAGGTGATCTAACTTTGTGCCCTTACGTGCTGGATGCCCCCGCTGCCCCACATTTAGTGGCCGCTAAAGATAACTTGCGGCTGGAGATGCAAACCATCATGCAAGCGCTTCATGTCGTTCAAAAGCAATGTGATTATGTTGTCGTCGAGGGTGCAGGTGGGCTCTTAACTCCGATCAATGATCAAGAGGATCTTGGTGATTTTGCCCAGCAGCTTGGTTTCCCAGTCATTTTGGTGGTCGGCATGAAGTTGGGTTGTATCAATCACGCACTGCTCACTCTAGAGGCAATCCAATCTCGCAAATTAACAATTGCTGGTTGGATTGCAAATTCTCCATTAATTGAAATGCCGTTCTTAAATGAAAATATTCAAACCTTGCAATCTAGAATTCACGCTCCTTTTTTAGGACACATTCCGACATTACCTAAAGATCTTCAAAAGCTACAAAATCAACCCTACTCTATTGAAGCCCTTAATTTTGCAGCACAGCATATTCGATTGCCAGCACCTTAA
- the bioF gene encoding 8-amino-7-oxononanoate synthase → MKKVFTALNLAQEQIEELDSRLLKRTLRATQSPCDVNAIVGDRKLKAFCSNDYLGLANHPELIKTLAQGAEKYGVGSGASHLISGHSAAHALLEDKLATFQKEHIPQARALFFSTGYLANLAAITGLIRLAPPKGASIYSAKLNHASLIDGVRLASAQSSASVSLFDHTDLSSLIEQLSLDSKALKLIVTDGVFSMDGDLAPVRELLKIAEQYDALLLVDDAHGFGVLGKSGHGILEQENIHSDRIIYIGTLGKAAGVSGAFICAQDTFIEWLIQKGRPYIYSTATPPAIAHALLKSLEIIESDEGARRRTQLSQLINMWRDEMVFTSWQKVPSCTPIQPVVLGSNANALLAAKLLDEAGYWIPAIRPPTVPVGSARLRITFSANHSLEDLQKLMKTLNSIEQTVIEQASS, encoded by the coding sequence ATGAAAAAAGTATTTACAGCCCTAAACCTGGCTCAAGAACAGATTGAAGAGCTGGACTCGCGACTTCTAAAGCGCACTTTACGTGCTACTCAATCGCCTTGTGATGTCAATGCCATCGTTGGCGACAGGAAGCTTAAAGCATTTTGTAGCAATGATTATTTAGGCCTTGCCAACCACCCCGAGCTTATAAAAACGCTAGCGCAGGGCGCCGAAAAATATGGGGTTGGTAGTGGCGCATCTCATTTAATTAGTGGCCATAGTGCTGCCCATGCATTACTAGAAGACAAATTAGCTACTTTTCAAAAAGAGCATATTCCTCAAGCCCGTGCCTTATTTTTTAGCACTGGATACTTAGCCAATCTTGCTGCAATTACAGGCCTGATTCGACTTGCACCCCCAAAGGGTGCGAGCATTTACTCTGCCAAACTCAATCACGCCTCTTTGATTGATGGCGTCCGCCTTGCAAGCGCTCAGTCGAGCGCAAGTGTTAGCTTGTTTGATCACACTGACCTTAGCTCTCTGATTGAGCAACTCAGTCTAGACAGTAAGGCGCTAAAACTCATCGTAACGGATGGTGTTTTTAGTATGGATGGAGACCTCGCACCAGTTAGAGAGCTGCTGAAAATTGCCGAGCAATACGATGCTCTGCTCTTAGTGGATGATGCGCATGGCTTTGGAGTGCTAGGTAAATCTGGTCACGGCATTTTGGAGCAGGAAAATATTCATTCCGATCGAATTATTTATATTGGCACCCTAGGTAAGGCTGCGGGCGTCAGTGGAGCATTCATTTGCGCTCAAGACACCTTTATAGAGTGGCTGATACAAAAAGGGCGTCCCTATATTTACAGCACTGCAACTCCGCCAGCCATTGCACATGCCCTACTAAAGAGCCTAGAAATTATTGAGAGTGATGAAGGTGCTCGACGCCGTACCCAACTAAGCCAATTAATCAACATGTGGCGAGACGAAATGGTGTTCACAAGCTGGCAAAAAGTTCCATCTTGCACGCCGATTCAACCTGTCGTTCTTGGTAGCAATGCCAATGCACTACTGGCAGCTAAATTGCTAGATGAAGCGGGTTATTGGATTCCAGCAATACGTCCGCCAACCGTTCCGGTTGGTAGTGCGCGCTTACGTATTACCTTTTCAGCTAATCACAGTCTTGAAGATTTACAAAAACTCATGAAGACTTTAAATTCAATCGAGCAAACAGTGATCGAGCAAGCATCTTCATGA
- the bioA gene encoding adenosylmethionine--8-amino-7-oxononanoate transaminase, whose amino-acid sequence MKDISDLNQPSLVDRSLAAVWHPCTQMKHHESFPLVGISKGKGAWLYDEQGNALLDCISSWWTNLFGHSNPQINQAIIDQLEKIEHVMLAGFTHAPVVELSEKLSALTGGNLGHSFYASDGASAVEIALKMSHHFWQLKGKPQKKKFVCLENGYHGETLGALAVTDVAIFREAYGSLLQDVFTVASPDARKANIGESAEQVAQHAASELEQLLQREHKQIAAIIIEPLVQCAGQMAMYSPEYLRLARDLCNRYEVHLIADEIAVGCGRSGRFFACEHAGIWPDFLTLSKGISGGYLPLSLCLTSDSIYRAFYSDQTQQGFLHSHSYTGNPLACAAALACLKIFKTEHVLEKNSLRSQDLANAFTWAKADSRIEHWRQQGMILAFDVKTSAIKNPSLFAREMFANGLTQGILIRPIGNTIYVMPPYILSADETKQMGAAVQSALEKTLA is encoded by the coding sequence ATGAAGGATATTTCTGATTTAAATCAACCCAGTCTCGTTGATCGCAGCCTCGCTGCCGTTTGGCACCCCTGCACTCAGATGAAACACCATGAATCCTTTCCTCTGGTGGGGATTAGCAAAGGTAAGGGTGCATGGCTTTACGATGAGCAGGGAAATGCTCTGCTTGATTGCATTAGTTCATGGTGGACAAATCTATTCGGCCACTCCAATCCTCAAATCAATCAAGCCATCATCGATCAATTAGAAAAGATTGAGCATGTGATGCTGGCAGGCTTTACTCATGCTCCCGTTGTTGAGTTGTCTGAAAAACTCTCCGCACTAACTGGCGGCAATTTAGGCCACTCTTTCTATGCTTCTGATGGTGCCTCTGCAGTAGAGATTGCTTTAAAGATGAGTCACCACTTTTGGCAACTCAAGGGCAAACCTCAAAAGAAAAAATTTGTTTGCTTAGAAAATGGGTATCACGGAGAGACACTAGGGGCATTAGCAGTCACTGACGTTGCCATCTTCCGCGAGGCTTACGGATCACTACTACAGGATGTTTTCACCGTTGCATCACCTGATGCACGTAAGGCAAATATTGGTGAGAGCGCAGAGCAAGTTGCTCAACATGCGGCCAGTGAGCTTGAACAACTGCTTCAAAGAGAACATAAACAGATTGCTGCCATCATTATCGAACCCTTGGTGCAATGCGCGGGGCAAATGGCTATGTATTCCCCTGAATATCTTCGTCTGGCAAGAGATTTATGCAATCGCTATGAAGTTCATCTGATAGCAGATGAGATTGCAGTGGGCTGCGGCCGAAGCGGTCGATTTTTTGCCTGTGAGCATGCCGGTATTTGGCCTGATTTTTTAACCTTATCTAAAGGCATTAGCGGAGGCTATCTACCGCTTTCTCTTTGCCTCACTTCGGATTCTATCTATCGCGCTTTTTATAGCGACCAAACACAACAGGGCTTTCTTCACTCCCACTCTTACACTGGAAATCCATTAGCTTGTGCTGCAGCTCTAGCTTGCTTAAAGATTTTTAAAACTGAACATGTTTTAGAAAAAAATAGTCTTCGCTCGCAAGATTTAGCAAATGCTTTTACATGGGCAAAAGCAGATTCTCGTATCGAGCATTGGCGCCAACAAGGAATGATTTTGGCTTTTGATGTCAAAACTTCTGCCATCAAAAACCCAAGCCTCTTTGCACGTGAGATGTTTGCGAATGGCTTAACTCAGGGCATTTTGATTAGACCCATTGGCAATACGATTTATGTCATGCCGCCCTATATCTTGTCTGCTGACGAGACAAAGCAAATGGGTGCTGCAGTTCAAAGTGCGCTGGAGAAAACTCTCGCATGA
- the bioB gene encoding biotin synthase BioB has protein sequence MLDAQTVEKPLALVKSKANLRKEVDASGEWTVAQIEALFDLPFNELMSKAQETHKANFPEGDVELATLLSIKTGGCPEDCGYCPQAARYDTDVKAEKLMGLEEVLEAAKAAKAAGSNRFCMGAAWREPKDRDIEKVTAMIKGVKALGLETCATLGMLEADQAQALQEAGLDFYNHNLDTSEDFYRSVISTRGYQDRLDTISNVRAAGMSVCCGGIVGMGESREQRAAFLARLANLSPYPESVPINHLVPVAGTPLADQKPLDPLEFVRTIAVARITMPKARVRLSAGRQELGRSVQAMCFLAGANSIFYGEQLLTTGNPEAEQDRALLAELGLKTKQSCKAEVLV, from the coding sequence ATGTTGGACGCCCAAACTGTTGAAAAACCGCTTGCCTTAGTCAAATCTAAGGCAAATTTACGTAAAGAGGTCGATGCCTCTGGTGAATGGACGGTTGCGCAAATAGAGGCTTTATTTGACTTGCCTTTCAATGAATTAATGAGCAAAGCCCAAGAAACGCATAAGGCAAATTTCCCTGAGGGCGATGTCGAATTGGCAACATTGCTCTCCATCAAGACAGGCGGTTGTCCCGAGGACTGCGGTTACTGCCCACAGGCTGCCCGCTATGACACCGATGTCAAAGCAGAAAAACTCATGGGCTTGGAAGAGGTTTTAGAGGCTGCTAAAGCAGCTAAAGCAGCTGGCTCAAATCGTTTTTGCATGGGCGCCGCCTGGCGTGAGCCTAAGGATCGGGATATTGAAAAAGTCACTGCGATGATCAAAGGTGTCAAAGCCTTGGGTCTTGAGACTTGCGCTACCTTAGGCATGCTGGAGGCCGATCAAGCTCAGGCACTGCAAGAGGCTGGCCTGGATTTTTACAATCACAACCTAGATACGAGTGAAGACTTTTATCGTTCCGTGATCTCTACACGGGGCTATCAAGATCGTCTGGATACTATTTCAAACGTTCGTGCTGCAGGAATGTCTGTGTGCTGTGGCGGTATTGTGGGCATGGGGGAATCTCGTGAACAACGTGCTGCTTTCCTAGCTCGCCTAGCGAATCTCAGCCCCTATCCTGAGTCAGTGCCGATTAACCATCTCGTGCCAGTTGCAGGCACTCCCCTAGCCGATCAAAAGCCTTTAGACCCCTTGGAATTCGTGAGAACAATCGCTGTTGCCAGAATCACTATGCCCAAGGCACGTGTGCGCTTATCTGCTGGTAGACAAGAGCTGGGAAGATCTGTACAGGCCATGTGCTTTCTGGCTGGAGCCAATTCCATTTTCTATGGTGAGCAGTTACTCACAACCGGCAACCCTGAGGCAGAGCAAGATCGCGCACTCTTGGCAGAATTGGGGCTTAAGACCAAACAAAGTTGTAAAGCTGAGGTTTTGGTCTAA